TAGAAGGTTTAGGGTAATATCTCAGAAAAATTTAGGGCTTAGTTCTGCACGAAACTTAGGCATAAAAAATGCTAGAGGTAAATATATAGCTTTTATGGATGCAGATGACTTTGCCGATTATAAAATGTATGAACTTCTTTATAGAGAAATAGAAAAAGGGAAATCTGATTTAGCTATATGTTCTTTTTATAAAGTATGGGAAAGAAAAAATAGTGGTGAAATTGAGAGTAAGAAAATAAAACTAAATACTAATATATTAAGAGGAGATATAGTACAGAATTTTTTATGTAAGCATTATGAAGCTTTTGTTGTTGCATGGAATAAATTATATAAGTTGAAAATTATAAAGAATAACAATATATATTTTAAAAATAAGGCTTTTTTTGAGGATTTAGGTTTTATGCCTAGATATTTATACTATTGTAATAGTATAACATGGATAGAGGATCAACTTTATTACTATGTTCAAAGAGAAGGGTCTATTACGCAAAGTTATAATCCTATAATTAGGAAATCTCTTAGTGATACATATAAGTTATTGATTGATTTCTTTAAAGAAGAGGAATCGTATTTAAAAGGCGTTGAACTTTTGAAGGTTAGGATGGAGATATATAATTATAACTATTGTTTGAAGACAGATAGACAGGCTAATTTTAAACCTAAATTTTCTTATAATAATTTAAGTTTACCTTTAAAACATAATATAGCATTACTTTTAATAAAATTAAATCCTAAACTATATAAAAAGATAGGGAAGAGTATACTTAAAGTTATTTAAACATTTTTTAAGAAATGAGGATATTAGAAATGTTAATAGAAAGTATATTATTAGTAAGTATTTTTTCAATATTTTTAGTAAAAAAGGTTTATGTATTATTTTTCAGTGCTTTTATAATATATAATTTTTTCATTTTTAAACA
The nucleotide sequence above comes from Hathewaya histolytica. Encoded proteins:
- a CDS encoding glycosyltransferase family 2 protein, whose amino-acid sequence is MAIKISIVVAAYNVETYIERCLMSLKNQTFKEIEVIVINDGSTDNTLAIAKNFEKDDRRFRVISQKNLGLSSARNLGIKNARGKYIAFMDADDFADYKMYELLYREIEKGKSDLAICSFYKVWERKNSGEIESKKIKLNTNILRGDIVQNFLCKHYEAFVVAWNKLYKLKIIKNNNIYFKNKAFFEDLGFMPRYLYYCNSITWIEDQLYYYVQREGSITQSYNPIIRKSLSDTYKLLIDFFKEEESYLKGVELLKVRMEIYNYNYCLKTDRQANFKPKFSYNNLSLPLKHNIALLLIKLNPKLYKKIGKSILKVI